From Clostridium sp. SY8519:
CTACCAGTCAGATAAGCCTTGAAATGCTTCCAGTCATTATCATCATATCCACCATTACAATACATGTGCGGGCAATCTTTTCCAGTACGGTCAAAGTGGCGCAGTACGTGTTTGATATTCGGACATTTTGAGTTGATATACTCATGTAACCATTTTGCCGCCTTCAACTGAGCATCGGACGGAAGTTTATCAACACAATCACACAGTTCGATAGATACCGACGTAGCATTGCTTGTTGCGCCGTAGAATTTACCACCGCCAGTTGATGCACAGTTGCTGTATTTTGTGCCGCCAACCGCCCACGCAATACGGTTCAGCGGGATAGAGCAATAAATCTCGCCTTTACGGTCGATAAAGAAGTGCGCACCCGCAGATCTGGTGTTGCTATAGCGGAAGTATTTCGCTTCATTTTGTGCAGTATCACCTTTGACGCCTGTATAGTGCCAAAACTCAGTGTAAATCGAACTCAACGAACGTTTTCCACCGTAACTGATAGATTTCGCGTATAATTTATTTATCTTCATCTACATCATCACTCCGATCTTCATCATCACGATCTACATAAGCATAATCATCCTTCGGGTACTCATACGCCATAGACCGATTGCTGTCAGTAATACCCTTAGTCGTCGGGTCAGTAATAACACCAAGAGCGGACAGAACTGCAACCGCAACAGTTCCAATTAAATAAGGATTCCGTACGAACTGCATAAATACGTTCGATACAGAATCCCAAGTAGTCAGGTCTTTATAAGATAACCCAAAATATGCTAATACTGGCGATGCCACGACACCAACCATCCCAATCCAAAACTGCGGACTGCGACTTCTTACTTTCCAGTTAATTTTACTCATGAGAATCTCTCCTTATTTCTCAATCAGATACTGTTCCAGGCTTTCCTTCGCCTTCTTCAGTTCGTCGATATCATTGTTATTTAACAAGTGCGCCATGATCGCCAGCAACGATTGCTGCACAATCCGGTTTCCTTCTTCGAGTTTATCCAGCCGGTGCTTATCCCGATCCAGGTACTGCCGGATCTCTTTTAGCGATTCATCATGTCCATTTAACCGCCGCTCGTGTGCATCCACCCGTTCTTTCTGGGTATCTGCAGGCTTGCGGAACCATCTCACCACCTTGGCGATGATTCCAATTGCGCCGGCGCAGGAGATGATCAGGCCGGCGACGGCCAGGATTACCTGGTACACCTGCTCCGGCGTGAAAACAATTGGCTCATGCATTCGTTTTATGTCCTTTCTTATAGAATTGGTATCATGCTATGACTCTGCAAAATAATACCCATTGACAATTACATACTTGTCTTTTGCCACTGTCATGCAGATGCTGCCATACTGATTGACATAGCACGGCACAGTCAGCCCGTCTGCCGTCAGTGCTGTTAATGGTGTCAGGGCATTACCCCAGTTTTTACTTGCCGGTGTTGGAAATCCTGTAAAAGCAGCGGCCGCATTGAGCGCTATTGCCGCTTTACATACGATATATACATATACACACCGGCCATTTTTATAGTAGCCACCGGTATAATTCGTAGCTCTGTTCTGATAGATTGACGCAGAAGTCCAGCCGCTCAGTGCCATACTGTCAGGGATTCCACTGCCCGTTTTCGCTCGGGCAGTTTCATCCTTCAGGTTGTACGTTGTTCCGTTTACCGTAATTTTTGAAATATCTGCCATCGTTAAATCTCCCCTGTTGTGAATACGATCCGTTTTTCGTCTTCTACCGCATAAACGGATACTTTATTGTTCCAAAAATCAATCTGTTTCTGTGTGATGCCTGTAGCAAACGGCATATCAATCAGATAGGATGTCCCATCACCGATCTTAATGCCTGGGATCTGATTGTTCTCTTTGTCTGTCTGATAATCGCTGTAAACATAGACAACTCCTTTTTGCGCAATGGTATCCGCTGCCTGGTTCCATCCATCCGTGGTGTTATACTCAATCACGGCATTTGTCCGTTCGATGACTTTCAATGCTTCCACAGTTCCTGAAATCCCAAAAGGAGAAGATGAGACCATTCCGGTCACCGATCTGGAAGCAGAAACGGAACCAAGCAATACATTTGTGTCCATCTCCATCAGTACGTCACCTCATCTGTAACTACGAATTTCCCGCTGGCAAATGTGTATACATCCCCCTCCGCAGTATCAACTCCCAGATCATAGTAATATTCCTTCACTTCTATGCCTTTCGTGTTTTCTGGTTTTATGTGCCAGATGATTTTATCCGGGTTCGAATAATCAATATCGGCATCAAACACCAGGTCACCGTTATTCGGTTCTGTCCGCATCTGTCCACGGACGATATGACCTGTATCCAGTGCAAATTTATTCCCGTCAGTATCTGCAATATTTACCGTAATGTATGCACTGTCACCGCGTGTGATATAAACATTTGAGCCTATAATTTTGTACAAATAATCACCACCTAATCCGTATCTGCAGCCGTATCCTTATTCTGCTGTGATATTTCGCTGCAAATAGGAATTTCCAAACTCATCAATGACCATGCAGGTATCGCCGGCCAGCGTCTCTGATACACATGCAGCGGCCATCTCCGTGTGAAATGCAGACTCTGCCTGGTTTCGTGTATCGTATTTCAAAATGTTCTGTGCTGTTGTTCCATCTTTCATTTTCTGAATGGTTACTACAAAATAATTCATGCTGTTCTCCTTTGCTTATTGTATAAAAATTCTTATCCCCAAGATATGTATGTTACTTTGGCGTATACTGTCAGGCCGCTTCCTGATGTATAGTTGCATTTCACTTGCCCGGATGAATTGATAAAAATATATGAAAAGCTGGATGTTCCGTCTAATATCATTTGGATTTGCCGCGGCGGCCGCCACCCTTCAGGAATCGTACCAATCACACGATCATTTGTACCTGCTGAAAGCACACCGCCTGCAATGATTGCCATTACCAGATCGCCTTTTCTGTACAGTTCCATTGTTCCGGATGCACCATTTGACAATTGCACCGTTTGGGTTTCCTTCGCAGACTGCAGCCGGCCGGAAGACTGCACCGACCCATCCCAGCCAATCTTCAGTGCGTTGGAACGTGCATCATCACTCGTCCCGTTACCAATGATCACCGCACTTGTTTCGTCTGGTTCGTTAAATTTCCCCAGTACGGTCTGCGCCTGTCCGTTTGCTACAGTACTGTAATTCTGTGCATGGGAAAAAGCACCTCTCGCACTTGTTCCGCTGCCTTCCGCATGGGAATCATTTCCAGATGCGGTTGTAAGTTCTCCTTCTGCATGGGAGTAATCACCGGATGCCGTTGTCTGATCCCCTTCCGCATGAGTGCCTGTACCAGATGCTGTCGTCCGATTTCCCTCTGCATGGGAATAGTTACCAGAAGCTGTTGTAATATTCCCTTCGGCCACTGCGCTGTTCCCGCTGGCGGTTCCGTCTGTCCCGATTGTCGCGCTGTTTGCGCCTTTTTCAGTCGATGTCTTCCGATTCATGCTCAGGCTTCCGGCTCCTTCCGGTGAATCATGTTCCATCTTCTTTCCTGTTTCTGTCTGGCCTGATGTAATCGCCGCATCAATTTTATCCATATTTGCGTTGATTTTGTTGATGTCATAAAACTCATCTTCGGCCGGCTTTTCCAGGCTTAGATTTTCTGTATAGGATGCCATCAAAGTCCCCCTTTCTTCCTCAATTCATTGTGTGTATAGGCTGCCAGCTGTTTATGCGTGTATTTTTTCAGCACCGCATGACTGTTAAACATAACGATTGCTTT
This genomic window contains:
- a CDS encoding N-acetylmuramoyl-L-alanine amidase, yielding MKINKLYAKSISYGGKRSLSSIYTEFWHYTGVKGDTAQNEAKYFRYSNTRSAGAHFFIDRKGEIYCSIPLNRIAWAVGGTKYSNCASTGGGKFYGATSNATSVSIELCDCVDKLPSDAQLKAAKWLHEYINSKCPNIKHVLRHFDRTGKDCPHMYCNGGYDDNDWKHFKAYLTGSKVAKPKTSNIKASGYTGSFPTLPKRGYFKKGDSGDNVKKLQKFLNWYNSRDIAVDGVIGGNTIDAVTRFQKGVKLKADGLFGKDCLAKAKKAKR
- a CDS encoding phage holin, whose protein sequence is MSKINWKVRSRSPQFWIGMVGVVASPVLAYFGLSYKDLTTWDSVSNVFMQFVRNPYLIGTVAVAVLSALGVITDPTTKGITDSNRSMAYEYPKDDYAYVDRDDEDRSDDVDEDK